Proteins encoded within one genomic window of candidate division WOR-3 bacterium:
- the mltG gene encoding endolytic transglycosylase MltG, which translates to MKTFKIFLVVFTILLLAACIYFIEFFYPIKGEYEFLVSRKVPASVVAKSLEKGGFIRNAYSFLILSRITGWDKKIKAGKYKLSRPLPTFRLLYAMVYNGLYVLENPVTVKEGETIADIAKTLATIEVDTAEFLRLTRDPSFFEYLKKYFPRLDARETLEGYLYPETYMFYWAEDPRQVIFKMVSQLFAVIPDSFYDRMKELKFTLNKTLILASIIEKEAQVDFERPLISAVFHNRLRLRRPLESNVTLEYYLRERRAWLKGSETRLDTPYNTYKYTGLPPTPICSPSIKSITAALYPAMVNYLYFVAKGDGTHHFSRTFAEHRLYTMKVRSLYKQKIQNSQSQ; encoded by the coding sequence ATGAAAACTTTTAAGATTTTTTTAGTGGTCTTTACCATCCTTTTACTTGCAGCATGTATTTATTTTATTGAGTTTTTTTACCCTATTAAAGGGGAGTACGAATTCCTGGTTTCCAGAAAGGTTCCAGCTTCCGTTGTAGCTAAGTCTCTTGAAAAAGGGGGTTTTATAAGAAATGCATACAGTTTCTTGATTTTGTCAAGGATAACGGGCTGGGATAAAAAAATAAAGGCAGGAAAATATAAATTGTCCCGTCCCCTTCCGACCTTCCGGCTTTTATATGCGATGGTATATAACGGACTATATGTTCTCGAGAACCCTGTTACCGTTAAAGAAGGTGAAACCATTGCCGACATCGCAAAAACTCTCGCCACGATTGAAGTTGATACCGCTGAATTTCTGAGACTTACAAGAGATCCTTCCTTTTTTGAGTATCTGAAAAAATACTTTCCGAGACTTGATGCGAGGGAGACCCTTGAAGGTTACCTTTATCCCGAGACCTATATGTTTTACTGGGCCGAAGACCCAAGACAGGTTATTTTTAAGATGGTTTCGCAGCTTTTCGCTGTTATACCTGATTCCTTCTATGACAGGATGAAGGAGTTAAAGTTCACTTTGAATAAGACATTGATTCTGGCCTCTATCATCGAGAAGGAGGCTCAAGTTGACTTTGAAAGGCCCCTTATTTCTGCAGTATTTCATAATCGCTTGAGGCTCCGCCGTCCTTTAGAATCGAATGTAACCTTAGAGTATTACCTGAGAGAACGCCGGGCCTGGCTAAAGGGAAGTGAAACAAGGCTTGATACTCCCTACAACACTTACAAGTATACTGGACTTCCGCCAACTCCAATATGTTCTCCGTCAATCAAGTCGATAACTGCTGCACTCTATCCTGCAATGGTGAACTATCTCTATTTTGTTGCAAAAGGTGATGGTACCCACCACTTTTCCAGGACTTTCGCTGAGCACCGTCTCTACACAATGAAAGTCAGATCACTGTATAAACAAAAAATACAGAATTCACAGTCGCAGTAA
- the ruvX gene encoding Holliday junction resolvase RuvX, translated as MKKVKSGRILAVDYGRKRVGLAWSDEMRVVVSPLKAYDNDENLLNKLVSLITENNVTEVVFGIPLRMSGEEGELAEEIKNFAKELSNKLPNIAICFFDESLTSKDAEALFKSKHGRYPVEKRDKYIIDSYSAAILLEEYLRKDENF; from the coding sequence ATGAAGAAGGTAAAGTCTGGTAGGATACTGGCGGTAGATTATGGCAGGAAAAGGGTAGGACTTGCCTGGAGTGATGAGATGAGGGTAGTGGTGTCACCGCTTAAGGCTTATGACAACGATGAAAATTTGCTAAATAAATTGGTCTCGTTGATTACAGAAAACAATGTGACAGAGGTCGTCTTTGGAATTCCTTTGAGAATGAGTGGAGAGGAAGGTGAACTTGCAGAAGAGATAAAAAATTTTGCAAAGGAACTTTCTAACAAATTGCCAAATATTGCTATTTGTTTCTTTGATGAAAGCCTGACTTCAAAGGATGCCGAAGCTCTCTTCAAATCCAAGCACGGAAGGTATCCAGTAGAAAAAAGGGATAAGTATATAATCGACAGTTATTCGGCGGCGATTTTGCTGGAAGAATACCTTAGGAAAGATGAAAACTTTTAA
- a CDS encoding ROK family protein, producing the protein MKLKRILSFDIGGTNVKYGVVEDGKILERGSFPTDVDKGKDFLISRLVELAKEKIDRIDGIGLAVAGLVDHEKGIVYEPPNLPGWNYVPIKEIIESKTEKPTFVLNDANAFVLGEWQFGIGRKVSNVIGITLGTGVGGGIIAHGKLLLGGVHFAAEIGHMVIDPSGPVCNCGQRGCWEAFLGSAYFSQRAKLFLQKYGIVLKEYSPKELSELAKQGSEPAKLLWEEFGYFLGIGLTNLTHIFDPEVFVIGGGVSNAFELFIESATNTMKERVMGYAKRRIEIRKSSLGDDSALLGAYYFAHEEGKVW; encoded by the coding sequence ATGAAGTTGAAACGAATATTATCCTTTGATATTGGGGGCACCAATGTAAAGTATGGGGTTGTTGAAGACGGAAAGATTTTGGAGAGGGGTTCTTTTCCAACGGATGTGGATAAGGGAAAGGATTTTTTAATCTCAAGACTGGTTGAACTTGCTAAGGAAAAGATTGATAGAATTGATGGGATTGGGCTTGCTGTTGCAGGACTTGTTGACCACGAGAAGGGAATTGTTTACGAACCACCCAATTTACCGGGTTGGAATTATGTCCCGATTAAGGAGATTATCGAAAGTAAGACTGAAAAACCTACCTTTGTATTGAACGATGCCAATGCCTTTGTGCTCGGAGAATGGCAATTCGGAATTGGCAGAAAGGTCTCTAATGTAATTGGAATAACCTTAGGAACGGGTGTTGGCGGTGGAATTATTGCCCATGGAAAATTACTTTTAGGCGGTGTTCATTTTGCTGCAGAAATAGGCCACATGGTCATTGATCCTTCTGGTCCTGTATGCAATTGCGGGCAAAGGGGATGCTGGGAGGCTTTTTTAGGGAGTGCTTATTTTTCTCAAAGGGCAAAGTTATTCTTGCAAAAGTATGGCATTGTCCTTAAGGAATATTCTCCTAAGGAGTTAAGCGAACTTGCAAAGCAGGGCAGTGAACCAGCTAAATTACTGTGGGAAGAGTTTGGATATTTCCTTGGAATTGGCCTTACAAATCTTACCCACATCTTCGACCCAGAGGTTTTCGTTATCGGTGGAGGTGTATCCAACGCCTTTGAACTCTTTATTGAAAGTGCTACGAATACGATGAAGGAGAGGGTTATGGGGTATGCCAAGCGCAGAATAGAAATCAGAAAATCTTCCTTAGGTGATGATTCTGCCCTGTTAGGAGCCTACTATTTTGCCCATGAAGAAGGTAAAGTCTGGTAG
- the lipB gene encoding lipoyl(octanoyl) transferase LipB, with translation MIELIDLGFKHYKDTWDFQKELVEKRIRDEIPDTLIFVEHEPVFTLGRNRDWKNLLFPEDYLRRMGYSLYKVERGGDITYHGPGQLVGYPIFKLNSALAGVKKFVYNVEEALVRTLKRYGIEAYRHKEYTGVFTPQGKIASIGLAFRKWVSFHGFALNVNNSLDPFKFIIPCGISHIPMVSMSLILGKEVPMGELKKCVYESFLEVFG, from the coding sequence ATGATTGAATTAATAGACTTGGGGTTTAAGCATTACAAAGATACTTGGGATTTCCAGAAGGAACTTGTGGAAAAGAGGATCAGAGACGAAATTCCTGATACCCTTATTTTCGTTGAACACGAACCGGTGTTTACACTTGGCAGAAATAGAGATTGGAAAAATCTCCTTTTTCCCGAGGATTATTTGAGAAGGATGGGATATTCCCTTTATAAAGTGGAGAGGGGAGGGGATATTACCTACCATGGTCCTGGGCAACTCGTTGGATACCCCATTTTTAAATTAAACAGCGCCCTTGCCGGTGTTAAAAAATTTGTTTACAATGTGGAAGAGGCCCTTGTAAGAACGTTAAAAAGGTACGGTATTGAAGCCTACAGGCACAAGGAGTACACTGGAGTTTTTACTCCTCAGGGCAAAATAGCATCCATTGGCCTTGCTTTTAGGAAATGGGTTTCCTTTCATGGTTTTGCCCTGAATGTGAATAATAGTCTTGACCCTTTCAAATTCATAATTCCCTGTGGTATATCCCATATTCCTATGGTGTCAATGAGTTTGATTCTCGGTAAAGAAGTTCCTATGGGGGAACTTAAAAAGTGTGTCTACGAAAGTTTCTTAGAGGTTTTTGGGTGA
- the lpdA gene encoding dihydrolipoyl dehydrogenase yields MKFFDAVILGAGPGGYVAAIRLAQLGKKVCVVEKDQVGGVCLNVGCIPTKALLEVTSIIEKVETFKGKGIWVDGFRFEPERMREWKKSVVTRLVKGVEYLFKQNGVELLRGYGELLNERQVKVDGEIIEADSIILATGSSPKTIPGFDFDGVKVLDSTSALEINEIPKHLLIVGAGVIGVEMATIYRRLGSEVTVVEILPQILTGFDTETVSVLKRNLERKGIKFHLSSKLIKEDGKLFVVKGEEKISIEPDKILIATGRKPNTEAFVNAGVELDERGFVKVDENFSTNLKSVYAIGDIIPGPQLAHKASREGIMVAEIIASGKPSNRAKFIPSVVYGDPEIVKVGYTEEELKEKGINYKVGKFPFQANGRALTQENVQGFVKILGDERDNVLGFHIVGPHASEFAGIGALVLENGLKVEDIAKVVFPHPTLSEAIMECAENYYKKAIHIINR; encoded by the coding sequence ATGAAGTTTTTTGATGCTGTGATTCTTGGTGCTGGACCTGGAGGGTACGTTGCAGCAATCCGCCTGGCACAACTGGGCAAGAAGGTTTGTGTTGTGGAAAAAGATCAGGTTGGTGGAGTTTGCCTGAATGTTGGTTGCATTCCCACTAAAGCCCTTCTTGAAGTTACTTCTATTATAGAAAAGGTTGAAACTTTCAAAGGGAAAGGAATTTGGGTTGATGGCTTTAGATTCGAGCCCGAAAGGATGCGGGAGTGGAAGAAGAGTGTAGTTACGAGACTTGTAAAGGGTGTGGAGTATCTCTTTAAACAGAACGGCGTTGAACTCCTTCGAGGGTATGGTGAACTTTTAAACGAAAGGCAGGTAAAGGTCGATGGTGAGATAATTGAGGCAGATTCCATTATCCTTGCAACTGGCTCTTCTCCAAAGACCATCCCCGGCTTTGACTTTGATGGCGTAAAAGTTCTCGATTCCACCTCAGCCTTAGAAATAAACGAAATTCCCAAGCATCTTTTAATTGTGGGCGCTGGTGTAATTGGTGTAGAAATGGCAACCATTTACAGAAGACTTGGTTCGGAGGTCACTGTAGTGGAAATATTGCCCCAAATCCTGACGGGTTTTGACACGGAGACGGTGAGTGTTTTGAAGAGAAATTTGGAAAGAAAGGGCATCAAGTTCCACCTTAGCTCTAAATTGATTAAGGAGGATGGTAAACTGTTTGTTGTAAAAGGCGAGGAGAAAATCTCTATTGAGCCTGATAAGATTTTGATTGCGACGGGTAGAAAACCTAATACCGAAGCCTTTGTAAATGCTGGTGTAGAACTTGATGAGAGGGGATTTGTAAAGGTTGACGAAAACTTCTCAACAAATCTAAAAAGTGTTTATGCCATTGGTGATATTATTCCGGGACCTCAGCTTGCCCATAAGGCGTCAAGGGAAGGCATTATGGTCGCTGAAATTATCGCTTCGGGTAAGCCTTCTAACCGTGCAAAATTCATTCCTTCCGTAGTTTACGGTGACCCTGAGATTGTTAAGGTTGGCTACACTGAAGAGGAATTGAAGGAGAAGGGTATAAATTATAAAGTAGGAAAATTTCCCTTCCAGGCAAATGGCCGTGCATTGACCCAGGAAAATGTGCAGGGATTTGTGAAGATCTTAGGTGATGAGAGGGATAATGTTTTAGGATTCCATATTGTAGGACCTCATGCCTCGGAATTTGCAGGTATCGGAGCTTTGGTTCTTGAAAATGGCCTTAAGGTTGAGGATATTGCGAAGGTCGTTTTCCCTCATCCAACTCTCTCTGAGGCTATAATGGAGTGTGCTGAAAATTACTACAAAAAGGCGATCCACATCATCAATCGATGA
- a CDS encoding DUF1232 domain-containing protein, with product MENIKKVRSVEGYLSFYKFLRRKIAEDAEKILGKYGRTAVEILLTGPDLFIFLFRIYRDPEVPLEFKAGLASVLAYWIIPIDIFSEMFFGILGYVDDIFLAAYILNGLMKHLNEEKIKSYWPGCESAPKIIEKILGYSQFLASLLGKNSEQKFNQLVSRIEKKLNLQTEKENSSKTDIEDAAEE from the coding sequence ATGGAAAACATAAAGAAGGTACGGAGTGTTGAGGGTTACTTAAGTTTTTATAAGTTTTTGCGCAGAAAAATCGCTGAGGATGCAGAGAAAATCTTAGGCAAATATGGCAGAACAGCAGTGGAGATCCTCCTCACAGGTCCAGATCTTTTCATCTTTCTCTTCAGGATTTATAGAGATCCGGAAGTTCCCTTAGAATTTAAGGCAGGCCTTGCGTCAGTTCTCGCATACTGGATTATTCCTATTGATATCTTTTCGGAGATGTTTTTTGGCATTCTCGGTTATGTTGATGATATATTCCTTGCTGCCTATATTTTAAATGGACTTATGAAACACCTCAACGAGGAAAAAATAAAATCCTACTGGCCAGGATGTGAGTCAGCTCCCAAGATAATAGAGAAGATCCTTGGATATTCCCAATTCTTAGCTTCCCTGCTCGGTAAGAACTCAGAACAGAAATTTAACCAGCTCGTCAGCAGAATTGAAAAGAAACTAAACCTTCAAACGGAAAAAGAAAACTCCTCTAAAACAGACATTGAAGATGCAGCTGAAGAATAG
- a CDS encoding DNA methyltransferase produces MVKAIIGDVRKVYNLLEDNSIDCVITSPPYWQQRDYGIEGQIGQETSPEDYAKEIAYVFELLWPKLKTTATIFLNIGYKFQNEEFLLIPELVAFEMRKLGYMLKNKIIWYKPNAMPTPARNRLNNTYEAVFFFVKNVGKEVFYFNLAELYERSELFTPRLSTNIESLLSGKIEDNLTSRGKREGIVTGVNKKFIKVLWDDGQEENIEFAEEQKEATFRCENCSHKVSYWDILLSYANYGNFLCPNCKTTNLPIPEFQNEVQEEREWFFSTNLSTKSKLTYAKGSEKYKKAKLLTSSPAGRLAITGEKLVLKRKWIFPQPLIADYLKRHLKKSNITIEALEKLLGYNYTAAHWLRKDFSHWGKGGSLPRPSDWSKLKDVLKLDSRYDRLLTDVVAMISTVRPHPKGKNIGDVWEIPTEPYEGEHFAVFPKKLVERCIKLGCPPGGTVLDPFAGSGTVGEVAQKLNRKAILIEINPDYKKLILGRCGNVEFIE; encoded by the coding sequence ATGGTAAAAGCGATAATTGGAGACGTTAGAAAAGTTTACAATTTGCTTGAAGACAATAGTATAGATTGTGTTATTACCTCTCCCCCGTACTGGCAACAACGAGATTACGGGATTGAGGGGCAAATAGGACAAGAAACATCACCTGAGGACTACGCCAAGGAGATTGCATACGTATTTGAGCTATTGTGGCCAAAGTTAAAAACCACTGCTACTATTTTCTTAAATATAGGTTACAAATTTCAAAATGAGGAATTTTTGCTGATACCAGAACTTGTTGCCTTTGAAATGAGAAAGTTAGGCTACATGTTAAAAAACAAAATTATCTGGTACAAGCCTAACGCAATGCCAACACCAGCAAGGAACAGATTAAACAACACTTATGAAGCTGTATTCTTTTTCGTAAAAAATGTGGGGAAAGAGGTATTCTATTTCAATCTGGCAGAGCTATATGAAAGGAGTGAATTATTTACCCCGCGCCTTAGCACAAACATTGAAAGTCTTCTCTCAGGGAAAATTGAAGACAACTTAACATCAAGAGGTAAAAGAGAAGGCATTGTCACAGGAGTTAATAAAAAATTCATAAAGGTTTTATGGGATGACGGTCAGGAAGAGAACATAGAGTTTGCAGAGGAGCAAAAAGAAGCGACTTTTCGATGTGAGAATTGTTCGCACAAAGTTAGCTACTGGGACATTTTACTCTCCTACGCAAATTATGGGAATTTCCTTTGTCCAAACTGCAAGACAACTAATTTACCTATACCAGAATTTCAAAATGAAGTGCAAGAAGAAAGAGAATGGTTTTTTTCTACCAACTTGTCCACAAAAAGCAAATTGACCTATGCAAAAGGGAGCGAAAAATACAAAAAAGCTAAGCTTCTTACCTCTTCGCCAGCTGGAAGACTTGCAATTACTGGAGAAAAATTGGTTTTAAAAAGAAAATGGATATTTCCCCAGCCACTTATTGCAGACTATCTAAAGAGACACCTAAAAAAATCAAATATAACCATCGAAGCCTTAGAAAAACTCTTAGGTTACAATTATACTGCAGCACATTGGCTCAGAAAGGATTTCTCGCACTGGGGCAAAGGCGGAAGCTTGCCAAGGCCTTCAGACTGGAGCAAGTTAAAAGATGTTTTAAAGTTGGATAGCCGATACGACAGACTCTTAACTGATGTTGTAGCGATGATTTCTACAGTCCGCCCACACCCAAAAGGTAAAAACATTGGGGATGTGTGGGAAATCCCCACTGAACCTTATGAAGGGGAACATTTTGCAGTTTTCCCGAAAAAACTGGTCGAAAGATGCATAAAATTGGGTTGTCCACCAGGTGGAACGGTTCTTGATCCTTTCGCAGGTTCTGGCACCGTTGGTGAAGTGGCACAAAAACTAAACCGGAAGGCAATCTTAATAGAAATAAATCCCGACTATAAAAAATTAATCCTGGGAAGATGTGGAAATGTCGAATTCATTGAATAA
- a CDS encoding sugar phosphate nucleotidyltransferase has product MKAVILAGGKGKRLEPYSLVIPKPLMPVGDMPIMEIIVKKLVKSGFTEIYVACGHLAELIKSYFNNGKKWGANIEYSLEDRELGTVGPLKLLRDKLDESFLVVNGDTLTDLDFQKIYRFHLIQGKPLTIGVVKREIATEFGVVKFEGNVLKEYQEKPTLEYYVSMGVYVFNPYILRRIPENQKYDFPDLVNDLLKDNLEIGIYLHDGFWLDLGRKEDFEVALEEFEKRRKEILQE; this is encoded by the coding sequence ATGAAGGCGGTAATTCTGGCGGGCGGAAAGGGAAAGCGGCTTGAACCCTATTCCCTCGTAATTCCTAAGCCTCTTATGCCCGTTGGTGATATGCCCATAATGGAGATCATTGTGAAGAAGCTGGTAAAAAGCGGATTTACAGAAATTTACGTTGCCTGTGGCCATCTTGCAGAACTTATTAAATCGTACTTTAACAATGGAAAGAAGTGGGGGGCAAACATCGAATATTCCCTGGAAGACAGAGAGCTTGGTACTGTAGGGCCTTTGAAACTTCTAAGGGATAAACTGGATGAATCCTTTCTCGTGGTTAATGGCGATACCCTCACGGACCTTGACTTTCAGAAAATCTATAGATTCCATCTAATACAGGGTAAGCCACTAACCATTGGTGTTGTAAAACGAGAGATTGCAACGGAATTTGGGGTAGTTAAATTTGAGGGGAATGTTCTTAAGGAGTATCAGGAAAAGCCCACCCTTGAATATTACGTTTCCATGGGGGTTTATGTTTTCAATCCTTACATTTTGAGGAGAATCCCTGAAAACCAGAAGTACGACTTTCCTGACCTGGTCAATGACCTTTTGAAGGATAATCTTGAGATCGGAATTTATTTACACGATGGGTTCTGGCTTGACCTCGGAAGGAAAGAAGACTTCGAGGTTGCTCTCGAGGAATTCGAAAAAAGGCGAAAAGAAATTTTACAGGAATAG
- a CDS encoding 1,4-alpha-glucan branching protein domain-containing protein has translation MAKRGYFSLVLHSHLPYVLGHGIWPHGAEWLYEAATETYIPLLMALERLVSKGVRVHFTIGITPVLQEQLKDVRFKEGVKGYIEQKIDSAKEDEVYFLKTGYKHRASLAVFWQRFYEQVGEYFDRINKDILDKFATYYKAGHIEMITSGATHGYLPLLLKDESCYAQVLEGKRAFSKNVGLEPSGIWPPELAYRFSYEWKSPVGNYPKYVRLGLEEIYNKLGIEYFLVDHHLIEGGKAVGTYIGLFDALKLLWETQASAYKPLEIEKKDTLRNYYVVSPGKKAGAGVFARDPRTALQVWSRDIGYPGDFAYLEFHKKHFPGGHRYWRITGKDVDLGNKDEYRRDWAEMALQSHANHFVGLIEKIITESELENPVIVAPFDTELYGHWWFEGIEWLEKVFENISKSNLVETITLGEYHRKYPPETVVNLPEGSWGEGGFHWVWLNDWTSWTWEKIYEVEDRFFKEALNEDFAKEPMYFRILKQLGREVLLLQSSDWQFLITTWSARDYAEQRVAIHYEYCKRLLDMLTKLREKQGLSAEDLNLLETLEDKDRLFEDINPMDWRLQ, from the coding sequence ATGGCTAAGAGGGGTTATTTTTCTTTAGTGTTACATTCCCACTTGCCTTACGTTCTTGGGCATGGTATATGGCCCCACGGTGCGGAGTGGCTTTATGAAGCGGCAACGGAAACCTACATTCCACTCCTTATGGCCTTGGAGAGGCTCGTGTCCAAAGGTGTTAGGGTACATTTTACCATAGGGATTACTCCAGTTTTGCAAGAGCAGCTTAAAGACGTGAGGTTTAAAGAAGGAGTTAAAGGTTACATTGAACAGAAGATTGACTCGGCGAAAGAGGATGAAGTCTATTTCTTAAAAACGGGGTATAAACATAGGGCGAGTCTTGCCGTTTTCTGGCAAAGGTTTTACGAACAGGTTGGTGAATATTTCGATAGGATAAATAAAGACATTCTTGATAAATTCGCAACTTATTACAAAGCAGGTCACATCGAAATGATTACCTCTGGAGCAACTCATGGATATCTGCCTCTTTTGTTAAAGGACGAGTCCTGCTATGCCCAGGTTTTGGAAGGCAAGAGGGCTTTTTCAAAAAATGTGGGCTTAGAGCCTTCTGGTATCTGGCCACCTGAACTGGCTTACCGATTTTCCTACGAATGGAAATCGCCCGTAGGAAATTACCCAAAGTATGTTAGGCTTGGCCTTGAAGAAATTTACAACAAATTGGGGATCGAGTATTTCCTCGTTGATCACCACCTGATTGAGGGCGGTAAAGCGGTTGGAACTTACATTGGGCTTTTCGATGCCCTTAAGCTTTTGTGGGAGACCCAGGCCTCTGCCTATAAGCCGCTCGAAATTGAAAAGAAAGACACCCTCCGAAACTACTATGTAGTTTCACCTGGTAAAAAAGCCGGGGCGGGTGTATTTGCAAGGGATCCGAGGACTGCCCTGCAGGTATGGTCAAGGGATATTGGTTATCCCGGTGATTTTGCATATCTGGAATTCCATAAAAAGCACTTCCCTGGGGGCCATCGTTACTGGAGAATTACTGGGAAAGATGTAGACCTCGGAAACAAGGATGAGTACCGAAGGGATTGGGCTGAAATGGCCTTGCAGAGCCATGCAAATCATTTTGTAGGTCTAATCGAAAAGATCATTACTGAGAGTGAACTGGAAAATCCCGTCATTGTAGCACCCTTTGACACAGAGCTTTACGGTCACTGGTGGTTTGAGGGTATAGAGTGGCTTGAAAAGGTTTTCGAAAATATTAGTAAAAGCAACTTGGTAGAAACTATTACCCTCGGTGAATATCATCGGAAATACCCACCCGAAACTGTTGTTAATCTTCCAGAGGGATCATGGGGGGAAGGAGGTTTTCACTGGGTTTGGTTAAACGATTGGACCTCCTGGACCTGGGAAAAGATCTATGAGGTTGAGGACAGGTTTTTTAAAGAGGCCTTAAATGAAGATTTCGCAAAGGAACCGATGTATTTCAGAATTCTAAAACAGCTGGGGAGGGAAGTCCTCCTGCTTCAATCCTCTGACTGGCAATTTCTCATAACTACGTGGAGCGCCAGGGATTACGCTGAACAGAGGGTGGCGATTCACTATGAATACTGCAAAAGGCTTCTTGATATGCTAACTAAATTGAGGGAAAAGCAAGGCTTAAGTGCGGAAGATTTAAATCTTCTCGAGACCCTTGAAGATAAGGACAGACTTTTTGAGGATATTAATCCCATGGATTGGAGACTACAATGA
- the galT gene encoding galactose-1-phosphate uridylyltransferase: MPELRYDVFRVRWTIISTERGRRPSDYVTTKEEIKGGVCPFCYGHEHTTPPEIFVIGPKDRAPNTEGWEVRVVPNKFPALRVEGELTREAVGLFDKINGIGAHEVIIETPEHDKNLGDLSVEQIKKVLIAYRERIKDLRKDVRIRYVLIFKNYGREAGASLSHPHSQLIATPMIPTVVVTELQASRDHFRTKERCLMCDIISQELQYGSRIVMDRDNYIVWEPFASSFPFETWLIPKKHLHDFALLEDHELEVLASVLKEMLLRIKVVLNDPPFNMVLHTAPSPHERPGRPDYWSTIEYDYHWHIELIPRITKIAGFEWGSGLYINPTPPEEAARYLREADISF; this comes from the coding sequence ATGCCTGAGCTGAGATATGATGTCTTCAGAGTTAGATGGACGATTATTTCAACGGAGAGGGGTAGAAGGCCATCAGATTACGTGACGACAAAGGAAGAAATTAAAGGGGGAGTTTGTCCCTTTTGCTATGGGCATGAACACACAACACCACCAGAGATTTTTGTTATTGGTCCGAAGGATCGTGCCCCCAATACGGAGGGTTGGGAAGTAAGGGTTGTACCTAATAAGTTTCCTGCTCTTCGAGTCGAAGGCGAATTAACTCGGGAGGCAGTTGGACTTTTTGACAAAATCAATGGAATTGGTGCCCATGAGGTGATTATTGAAACCCCGGAACACGATAAGAATTTAGGAGATCTAAGTGTTGAACAGATAAAAAAGGTGTTGATAGCCTATAGAGAGCGTATTAAGGATCTACGGAAGGACGTTCGCATTCGTTATGTGCTCATCTTCAAGAATTATGGGAGAGAGGCGGGAGCCTCACTGTCCCATCCCCATTCTCAATTGATTGCAACACCTATGATTCCAACGGTAGTAGTCACTGAGCTTCAAGCGTCGAGGGACCATTTTAGGACCAAGGAAAGATGTTTAATGTGTGACATTATAAGTCAGGAGCTTCAATATGGTTCTCGCATTGTAATGGACAGGGATAACTACATTGTTTGGGAACCTTTTGCCTCATCCTTCCCCTTCGAAACCTGGCTAATTCCTAAGAAACATCTTCACGATTTTGCCCTCCTTGAAGATCATGAACTGGAAGTCCTTGCCAGCGTTTTAAAGGAAATGCTGCTGCGTATTAAAGTGGTTTTGAATGACCCTCCCTTTAATATGGTTCTTCACACTGCGCCAAGCCCCCACGAGAGGCCAGGCAGGCCTGATTACTGGTCAACAATTGAGTACGATTATCACTGGCACATAGAACTTATTCCGAGGATTACAAAGATTGCTGGATTTGAGTGGGGTTCTGGCCTTTATATAAACCCCACACCGCCGGAAGAGGCAGCAAGGTATTTGAGAGAAGCTGACATAAGCTTTTAG